GCTCGAAGAACTTGTACTCCAGCAGCATCCGCTGCCCGTCGCCGAGCCGCTCGTACACCTCGGTGAGGCCCTCGGCGAGCCGGTCCTGGCGGGCCCGCAGGTCGTCCTGCCCGGGATAGTTCGTGCCGTCGGCGAACCACAGCTTCAGGTCCCGGGAGCCGGTCGCGTCCATGATGTCGACGCACTCCAGCAGGTGATCGACGGCCTTGCGGCGGATCGCCGCGTCCGGGTGGCAGATGCTGCCCAGCTTGTAGTCGTCGTCCTGGAAGGTGTTGGAGTTGATCGCGCCGAGCTTCACCCCGTGTTCCTCGGCGTGCTTCGCCAGCGCGGCGTAGTCCTCGACCTTGTCCCAGGGAATGTGCAGCGCGACCGTGGGCGCCACACCGGTGACGGCGTGCACCTGCGCGGCGTCCGCCAGCTTCTCCTGCGGTGTCCGGGGCACCCCTTGCTGGGCGAACACCTTGAAGCGGGTCCCCGAGTTCCCGTACGCCCACGACGGCGTTTCGACTGCCTGTGTCTTGAGCGCGGCCTTCACCGCGGCGAGCTCGGTCACTGAGGGCTCCTGTGACGTCGGGTCCGAAGGGTTTCCGAACAGCTTCACTGTGAAACGATTCAACACGGGAAAGTATGAGCCGTTCGATGGGGTGTCAAGCCCTGCGACCAAGCCGGTTGCTCGTGACCCGGCCGTGACCTATGGCTCTCGAAATTTTTTCGACACGAACCCATTGACGTGACATGGGCGCCGTGCCTAACGTCCCGGCAACCAAGTTGAAACCTTTCACGACGCCGTGAGGGCAGTCCCCGGGCGTTGTCGAGGAGCCCCTCATGACCCACCCGTCCGACGCGGGACCGGCCCCGGTGCTGGCGCTCAAGGACATCTCGAAGTCCTTCGGAGCCGTACGCGCCCTGCGGGACGTCTCCCTGGAGCTGTTTCCCGGCGAGGTCCACGCCCTCGCCGGCGAGAACGGCGCGGGCAAGTCGACTCTGATCAAGACCCTTGCGGGGGTGCACCGACCGGATGCCGGTCAGGTACTCCTCGACGGCGAGGCCGTCGTCTTCCACGGCCCCGGTGACGCCCGCGACGCCGGTATCGCCGTGATCTACCAGGAGCCCACGCTCTTCCCCGACCTGTCGATCGCCGAGAACATCTTCATGGGGCGCCAGCCCCGCAAGGCCCTCGGCCGCATCGACCACAAGGCCACCCACGCGGCCACCGCCGCCCTGATGCAGCGCCTGGGCGTCGAGCTCGACCCCGACCGCCCCGCGCGCGGCCTGTCCATCGCGGACCAGCAGATCGTCGAGATCGCCAAGGCGCTCTCCTTCGAGGCCCGCGTCCTGATCATGGACGAGCCGACCGCCGCCCTCACCGGCAGCGAGGTCGCCCGCCTCTTCGGCGTCGTGCGCACCCTGCGCGAACAGGGCGCGGCCGTCCTCTTCATCTCCCACCGTCTGGAGGAGATCTTCCAGATCTGCCAACGGGTGACCACCCTGCGCGACGGCGCCTGGATCTCCAGCGAGCCCATCGACGGCATGACCGAGGACGACCTCGTGCGCCGTATGGTCGGCCGCGACCTGGAGGAGCTCTACCCCAAGCAGGACGTCGAGGCGGGCGAGGTGGCGCTCAGTGTGCGCCGGCTGACCCGCGAGGGCGTCTTCACCGACGTCTCCTTCGACGTCCGGCGCGGCGAGATCGTCGGCCTCGCCGGACTCGTCGGCGCAGGGCGCACCGAGGTCGCCCGCGCCGTCTTCGGCATCGACCGCTGGGACGCGGGCGAGGTCGAGCTCGACGGGAAGAAGCTCACCAACGGAGCCCCGTCGGTCGCGATGTCCTCCGGACTCGCCCTCGTCCCCGAGGACCGGCGTGCCCAGGGCCTGGTGATGGACATGTCCATCGAGCGCAACATCGGCCTCACCGGACTTCGTACGACCGTGAAGGCCGGCCTGATGGACCGCGGCGCCGAACGCAGCCGGTCCCTCGACTGGGCCGTCAAGCTCCAGGTCAAGTACGCCCGTATCGCCGACACGGTCAACACCCTGTCCGGCGGCAACCAGCAGAAGGTCGTCCTCGCCAAGTGGCTCGCCACCGGCCCCAAGGTACTGATCGTCGACGAGCCCACCCGCGGCATCGACGTCGGCACCAAGGCCGAGGTGCACCGGCTCCTGAGCGAGCTGGCCGCCGACGGTGTGGCGGTCCTGATGATCTCCTCCGACCTGCCCGAGATCCTCGGCATGGCCGACCGTGTGCTCGTGATGCACGAGGGCCGGCTCACCGCAGAGATCCCGCGCTCCGAAGCAACCGAGGAATCCGTGATGGCAGCAGCCACCGGGAGGGCCGCCGCATGAGGCCCACCACGACGTCCCCTGTCCTGCGGAGGGCCGCCGCATGACGGTCACCACCCCCGACAAGACCCCCGTCGCCGACGTACCCAAGTCCAGTGGCACCCGGCTCGTCGACCGTGTCTTCAAGATGCGCGAACTCGCCATCCTGGTCGTCTTCCTGGTGATGATCGCCATCACCCAGGCCGGCAACAGCGAGTTCCTGTCCGAACAGGGCATCAAGGACCTGCTGCTCAACGCGACCATCCTGGTGCTGGTCGCCACCGGCCAGTCCCTGGTCGTGATCACCCGCAACGTCGACCTGTCGGTCGGCTCGACGCTCGGCATCAGCGCCTTCGCCGCCGGCAACTACCTCCAGGGCGGCGGCAACGCGGTCGTCGCGATCCTGCTGGCGGTCCTGCTGGGCATCGGCTTCGGTCTGCTGAACGGTCTGCTGGTCAGCCTCGGCCAGGTGCCCGCCCTCGTCGTCACCCTCGGCACGCTCTACATCATCCGCGGCATCGACTCCATCTGGGTCGGCTCCCGGCAGATCACCGCGGCGGGCCTCCCGGACGGGTTCATCGACTTCGGCTCCGGCGGCATCTCCGCGGTGCCCTACCTGGCGCTGATCGCGCTCGCGGTGCTGATCGCCACGGCGTACTACCTCAAGCACTTCGGCAGTGGCCGTGAGCTGTACGCCCTCGGCTCCAACCCCGAGGCCGCCCGCCTCGCCGGCATCCCGGTCCGCAAGCGGATCCTGACGGCGTACACCTTCTGCGGCGCCCTCGCCGGACTCGCCGGCGCCATGTACCTCGCCCGGTTCGGCAACGTCGACTCCGGGACCGGCAACGGCTACGAACTCACCGTCGTCAGCGCGGTCGTCGTCGGCGGTGTCGTCTTCACCGGCGGCTCCGGCAGCGTCTACGGCGCGGCCCTCGGCGCACTCCTGCTGACCTCCATCAACAGCGTGCTGCCCGCCCTCGGCGTCAGCTCCGTGTGGGTGCTCGCCATCAACGGCATCCTGCTCATCCTCGCCATCGCGGTCGACCGGGTCGTCGCGCTGCGCGTGGCCTCGGCCCTGAAGAAGAGGAACGCCCGCCATGCCTGAGTCACTCACGCGAGCGAGCCGCTGGTCCGGCGCGGTGCGGTGGGACACGATCGTCGGAGCGCTCCTGATCGTCGTGCTCCTGCTGTCCTTCGGAACGGTCGACGGCTTCGGAAACGCCCTCAACCTGTCCTTCCTGATCGGAAACACCCTTCCGATCGCGTTGATCGCCCTGCCGATGACGCTTCTGGTCGTCTCGGGCGAGATCGATCTCTCGGTCGCCTCCACCGCCGGCCTCTCCGGCGCCGTGATGGGCGCCCTGTGGAACCAGGGCATGACGATCGAGACGATCATTCCGATCTGTCTGCTGCTCGGTGTGGTCTGCGGACTGATCAACGGTCTGCTCGTCACCCGGCTCGGACTGCCCTCCCTCGCCGTCACCATCGGCACCCTCGCCGCCTACCGGGGCATCGCACAGATCGTGCTCGGCTCCGACGCGGTGACCGACTTCCCGACCCAGTACCTGGACTTCGCGGCCGGGCGGATCGGCGACACGTTCATCCCGTACGCCTTCCTGCCCTTCCTGGCGCTCCTCGTGATCGCAGTGATCGTGCTGCACGCCACCCCGTTCGGACGGTCGGTCTTCGCGACCGGCGCGAGCGAGGAGGCGGCGCGGTTCGCCGGCATCCGGGTCAAGCGGCAGAAGCTGATCCTGTTCACGGTGACGGGCCTGATGGCCTCGCTCACCGGCATCTTCTGGGCCCTGCACTACGCGTCCGCTCGGTATGACAACGCGACGGGGCTTGAACTGTCCGTCATCGCCGCGGTGTTGCTCGGTGGCATCGACTTCGACGGTGGCAGGGGCACGCTCGGTGGGGCCATCGCCGGGGTGTTCCTGCTGGGGGCACTCCAGAACGTGATGAGCCTCCAGGATGTGTCCGCGCAGTCGCAGATCGTGGTCACGGGTGTGCTGCTGGTGCTGTCTGTGCTGGGGCCGCGCGTCGCCAAGCAGATTGCGGTGGCCAGGGCACGAAGGCTCACGTCGTAGGCCGTCTCGAAGCTGCCGGTCCGTTGTGGCTGGTCGCGCAGTTCCCCGCGCCCCCAAAAAAACACTTCACTCACCCTCGTCATAAAGGAAACCGTCATGCGTAAGTCATCCCTCCGCCGTGCCTGCGCGGCCCTCGCCGCCGGAACCTCGCTCGCGCTCGCCCTCACCGCCTGTGGTGGTACCACCAAGAAGGACGTCGCCGACGAAGGGGCCTCCGCGGCCTCCACCGCCAAGGCCGACCCGAACGCGGCCACCAAGAAGGGCCTGACCGTCGGCTTCCTGCCCAAGCAGGTCAACAACCCGTACTTCACCTCCGCCGACAAGGGCGGCGAGGCGGCCCTGAAGGAGCTGGGCTCCAGCTACAAGGAGGTCGGCCCGTCCAACGCGACCGACACCGCCGGTCAGGTGTCGT
This DNA window, taken from Streptomyces sp. NBC_00663, encodes the following:
- a CDS encoding ABC transporter permease; this translates as MTVTTPDKTPVADVPKSSGTRLVDRVFKMRELAILVVFLVMIAITQAGNSEFLSEQGIKDLLLNATILVLVATGQSLVVITRNVDLSVGSTLGISAFAAGNYLQGGGNAVVAILLAVLLGIGFGLLNGLLVSLGQVPALVVTLGTLYIIRGIDSIWVGSRQITAAGLPDGFIDFGSGGISAVPYLALIALAVLIATAYYLKHFGSGRELYALGSNPEAARLAGIPVRKRILTAYTFCGALAGLAGAMYLARFGNVDSGTGNGYELTVVSAVVVGGVVFTGGSGSVYGAALGALLLTSINSVLPALGVSSVWVLAINGILLILAIAVDRVVALRVASALKKRNARHA
- a CDS encoding sugar ABC transporter ATP-binding protein; amino-acid sequence: MTHPSDAGPAPVLALKDISKSFGAVRALRDVSLELFPGEVHALAGENGAGKSTLIKTLAGVHRPDAGQVLLDGEAVVFHGPGDARDAGIAVIYQEPTLFPDLSIAENIFMGRQPRKALGRIDHKATHAATAALMQRLGVELDPDRPARGLSIADQQIVEIAKALSFEARVLIMDEPTAALTGSEVARLFGVVRTLREQGAAVLFISHRLEEIFQICQRVTTLRDGAWISSEPIDGMTEDDLVRRMVGRDLEELYPKQDVEAGEVALSVRRLTREGVFTDVSFDVRRGEIVGLAGLVGAGRTEVARAVFGIDRWDAGEVELDGKKLTNGAPSVAMSSGLALVPEDRRAQGLVMDMSIERNIGLTGLRTTVKAGLMDRGAERSRSLDWAVKLQVKYARIADTVNTLSGGNQQKVVLAKWLATGPKVLIVDEPTRGIDVGTKAEVHRLLSELAADGVAVLMISSDLPEILGMADRVLVMHEGRLTAEIPRSEATEESVMAAATGRAAA
- a CDS encoding ABC transporter permease encodes the protein MPESLTRASRWSGAVRWDTIVGALLIVVLLLSFGTVDGFGNALNLSFLIGNTLPIALIALPMTLLVVSGEIDLSVASTAGLSGAVMGALWNQGMTIETIIPICLLLGVVCGLINGLLVTRLGLPSLAVTIGTLAAYRGIAQIVLGSDAVTDFPTQYLDFAAGRIGDTFIPYAFLPFLALLVIAVIVLHATPFGRSVFATGASEEAARFAGIRVKRQKLILFTVTGLMASLTGIFWALHYASARYDNATGLELSVIAAVLLGGIDFDGGRGTLGGAIAGVFLLGALQNVMSLQDVSAQSQIVVTGVLLVLSVLGPRVAKQIAVARARRLTS